One Stenotrophomonas oahuensis genomic region harbors:
- the nusB gene encoding transcription antitermination factor NusB, protein MNNKSPGKPSGKPVRRDGIDPVLRSRARRRALQAIYAWQISGGTAQTQIAQFAHEQAREIADLAYFEALIHGVLDNRKDLDEALTPYLDRGIEEVDAIERAALRVAAYELRYRMDVPYRVVINEAIESVKRFGSEHGHTYVNGVLDRAAVEWRKVENGG, encoded by the coding sequence GTGAACAATAAATCCCCGGGCAAGCCGTCCGGCAAGCCGGTCCGCCGCGATGGCATCGACCCGGTGCTGCGCTCGCGCGCGCGCCGTCGTGCCCTGCAGGCCATCTACGCCTGGCAGATCTCCGGCGGCACCGCACAAACCCAGATCGCCCAGTTCGCCCACGAGCAGGCCCGTGAAATCGCAGATCTGGCCTATTTCGAGGCCTTGATCCACGGCGTGCTCGACAACCGCAAGGACCTCGACGAGGCACTGACTCCGTACCTGGACCGTGGCATCGAAGAAGTGGACGCGATCGAGCGCGCCGCGCTGCGCGTGGCCGCGTATGAACTGCGCTACCGCATGGACGTGCCGTACCGCGTGGTGATCAACGAAGCCATCGAATCGGTGAAGCGTTTCGGCTCCGAACACGGCCACACCTACGTCAACGGCGTGCTGGACCGTGCCGCCGTGGAATGGCGCAAGGTCGAAAACGGCGGCTGA
- the ribH gene encoding 6,7-dimethyl-8-ribityllumazine synthase: MSHYEGDLRTPETARFAILASRWNARITDVLVAGARQSLAGNGIAEADIDVIRVPGAWELPLVAARLAAAHEHAAIITLGCVIRGDTRHYEHVADRCAEGLMRVQLDFGVPVLNGVLAVERAEDAEARAGGSHGNKGEEAALAALEMVNLLEQLP; encoded by the coding sequence ATGAGCCACTACGAAGGCGACCTCCGCACGCCGGAAACGGCCCGCTTCGCCATCCTCGCCAGCCGCTGGAACGCCCGCATCACCGACGTACTGGTGGCCGGTGCGCGGCAGAGCCTGGCCGGCAACGGCATTGCTGAAGCCGACATCGACGTGATCCGCGTGCCGGGTGCGTGGGAGCTGCCGCTGGTGGCGGCCCGCCTCGCTGCCGCGCACGAACATGCCGCCATCATCACCCTGGGCTGCGTGATCCGGGGCGACACCCGCCATTACGAACACGTGGCCGACCGCTGCGCCGAAGGCCTGATGCGCGTGCAGCTGGACTTCGGCGTGCCGGTGCTGAACGGCGTGCTGGCAGTGGAACGTGCGGAAGATGCCGAAGCCCGCGCCGGCGGCAGCCATGGCAACAAGGGCGAAGAAGCCGCACTGGCGGCGTTGGAAATGGTCAATCTTCTGGAGCAGTTGCCGTGA
- the thiL gene encoding thiamine-phosphate kinase, with amino-acid sequence MAEFSLIDRIRARTAARADIALGIGDDAALLQPQAGLQLVVTADTLNSGVHFPPETPAADIGWKTLAVNLSDLAAMGAQPAWCTLALSLPDAQEDWVDGFADGFFALADAHGIVLIGGDTTRGPLSLSVTAMGQVTPGTALRRDAAQIGDDIWVSGTLGDAAIALRAWQGGTLDVRGPAEDAQVEHLRLRLARPTPRVALGRALVGLAHAAVDVSDGLLADLGHICARSGVGARIDPACLPLSAAARARVGDTHARDAALRGGDDYELCFTAPPAKRAAIAGLGERLVLHLTRIGEVVRGQGVVADGSESGTTGYEHFL; translated from the coding sequence CTGGCCGAGTTCTCGCTGATCGACCGTATCCGCGCGCGCACCGCCGCACGCGCGGACATTGCACTCGGCATTGGCGATGACGCCGCACTGCTGCAGCCGCAGGCCGGACTGCAGCTGGTGGTGACCGCCGATACGCTCAACAGTGGCGTGCACTTCCCGCCGGAAACACCGGCGGCGGATATCGGCTGGAAAACCCTGGCGGTCAATCTTTCCGATCTGGCCGCGATGGGCGCGCAACCGGCGTGGTGCACGCTGGCGCTTTCATTGCCGGACGCGCAGGAAGACTGGGTCGATGGCTTTGCGGATGGCTTCTTCGCACTGGCCGATGCCCACGGCATCGTGCTGATCGGCGGTGACACCACGCGCGGGCCGCTGTCGCTGTCGGTGACCGCGATGGGGCAGGTCACTCCAGGCACGGCCCTGCGTCGCGACGCCGCGCAGATCGGTGATGACATCTGGGTCAGTGGCACGCTGGGCGATGCGGCCATTGCACTGCGCGCCTGGCAGGGCGGCACGCTGGACGTGCGTGGTCCGGCCGAAGATGCGCAGGTGGAGCACCTGCGTCTACGGTTGGCGCGCCCGACCCCACGCGTGGCACTCGGCCGCGCGCTGGTGGGGCTGGCCCATGCCGCCGTGGATGTGTCTGATGGCCTGCTCGCCGACCTGGGGCACATCTGTGCGCGCAGCGGTGTCGGTGCCCGGATCGACCCTGCCTGTCTGCCGCTGTCGGCTGCAGCACGCGCGCGGGTGGGGGACACCCACGCACGCGATGCCGCTCTGCGCGGGGGCGATGATTACGAGCTGTGTTTCACCGCACCGCCTGCAAAGCGCGCAGCGATTGCAGGGTTGGGTGAGCGGCTTGTGCTGCACCTCACCCGTATCGGTGAGGTTGTGCGGGGGCAGGGCGTTGTGGCCGATGGCAGCGAGAGCGGCACCACCGGCTACGAGCACTTCCTGTAA